In the Gopherus flavomarginatus isolate rGopFla2 chromosome 6, rGopFla2.mat.asm, whole genome shotgun sequence genome, one interval contains:
- the LOC127053930 gene encoding disintegrin and metalloproteinase domain-containing protein 9-like codes for MLKCSLLLFGFGLIFIGKPVPTAGASSHQTSRFTTFEIITPRSLTGRERRHTYLHEDHSDDDRSYSIQTANGTYILKLKKNKKLVSEDFVLYTYSKNGKLEATHSKIKTHCYYRGVVEGVADSMLALSTCDGLRGILHIGGKQYGMEPVNISATFEHLFYPLEHVQQDPFLCGVLNDNLHQEKSVKNSRRYTNVLHSTFSEEKLFRKKRAVLPQTSYVELFMVVDNNRYLQKNSDPAAVQKETIELTNYVDGMYGALNIQIVLTGLEIWSDKNHINVMDGSAGDVLNRFVSWREKYLLKRSRNDVSHLIIGRNAYGGTVGMAFVSTVCSQVHGGSISTLNGNVLRHATVVAHELGHNLGMKHDDGRCPTSYIMYSINNASKNFSTCSANDFENLILNGGGNCLKNAPKPSDIFTEPVCGNNVMDKNEECDCGKPQECTNPCCDAATCKLKSGSQCAEGLCCENCKFKVAGVECRPKMNFCDLPEYCNGTYPYCPDDVYIMNGYPCNNMKEYCYSGICQNFDSQCESIYGKGARKAPDICFEAANIKGDRFGNCGMTGGTYNKCPIEHSLCGKLQCIPVSLENLPASSVVSNQDGVSCVTSDFDLGSDIPDPAQVQKGTACGKGKACVDFKCVNASKLGYNCDVMQKCNDRAVCNNNGNCHCNPGWAPPFCDKSGYGGSIDSGPTHIDTSLRDGLLVFFLLVLPVLIAIVIAVIKRDAIKRRFCRKSRRRYRDNNTQQPKQNNGPNQNNAINNQPAATNSGIFTISHFPAPRQPVQSHFPAAPSRSRQRPPVPPRPVV; via the exons gaCCATTCAGATGATGATCGCTCTTATTCCATTCAAACTGCAAATGGAACATACATCCTAAAGCTAAAGAAAAATAA aaagctTGTAAGTGAAGATTTTGTACTATATACATACAGCAAAAATGGGAAATTGGAGGCTACCCATTCAAAAATCAAG ACACACTGTTATTATCGTGGAGTTGTTGAAGGAGTTGCTGATTCTATGCTTGCTCTTAGTACATGTGATGGCCTTAG AGGAATCCTTCACATTGGTGGCAAACAGTATGGAATGGAGCCAGTTAACATATCAGCTACCTTTGAGCACCTATTTTATCCGTTAGAACATGTTCAGCAAGATCCTTTTCTGTGTGGTGTGCTGAATGATAACCTGCACCAGGAGAAGAGTGTGAAGAATTCTCGCAGATATACAAATGTTTTACACAGTACTTTCAGCGAGGAAAAGCTTTTTAGG AAAAAACGAGCTGTGCTGCCACAGACAAGCTATGTGGAGCTATTTATGGTTGTTGATAACAACAGG TATTTGCAGAAGAATTCTGATCCTGCAGCTGTGCAAAAGGAAACAATTGAGCTGACTAATTATGTTGATGGG ATGTATGGTGCATTGAACATCCAGATTGTTTTGACTGGGCTAGAAATCTGGTCAGATAAAAATCACATAAATGTAATGGATGGTTCAGCTGGAGATGTACTAAATAGATTTGTTTCTTGGAGAGAAAAATATCTTCTTAAGCGATCAAGAAATGATGTTAGCCACCTCATAAT AGGGAGAAATGCATATGGTGGGACAGTCGGAATGGCTTTTGTAAGTACAGTCTGTTCTCAAGTCCATGGAGGGTCCATTAGCACT CTTAACGGTAATGTGCTACGTCATGCCACAGTAGTTGCACATGAGCTGGGGCATAATCTTGGTATGAAACATGATGATGGAAGGTGCCCCACATCCTACATTATGTACAGTATAAATAA TGCATCCAAGAATTTCAGCACTTGTAGTGCCAATGATTTTGAGAATCTCATTTTGAATGGTGGAGGAAACTGTCTTAAAAATGCTCCAAAACCAAGTGATATTTTCACAGAACCTGTCTGTGGCAATAACGTGATGGATAAGAATGAAGAATGCGATTGTGGCAAACCCCAG GAGTGTACTAATCCTTGCTGTGATGCTGCAACCTGCAAACTTAAGTCTGGATCACAGTGTGCTGAAGGGCTGTGCTGTGAAAATTGCAAG TTTAAAGTGGCAGGAGTAGAATGTAGACCAAAAATGAATTTCTGTGATCTACCTGAATACTGCAATGGGACATACCCATACTGCCCAGATGATGTATATATCATGAATGGCTACCCATGCAACAACATGAAAGAATATTGCTATAGTGGGATTTGCCAGAATTTTGATTCACAGTGTGAATCCATCTACGGAAAAG GAGCAAGAAAAGCACCTGATATTTGTTTTGAAGCAGCCAACATAAAGGGAGATAGATTTGGAAACTGTGGAATGACAGGTGGAACGTACAATAAATGTCCCATTGA ACATAGTCTGTGTGGCAAACTTCAGTGTATACCTGTCAGTCTTGAAAATCTTCCTGCTTCTAGTGTTGTCAGCAATCAAGATGGTGTTTCATGTGTGACTTCTGACTTTGACCTAGGGTCAGATATCCCTGATCCTGCTCAAGTTCAAAAGGGAACTGCTTGTGGAAAAGGAAAG gCCTGTGTAGACTTTAAATGTGTTAATGCAAGTAAGCTTGGTTACAACTGCGATGTAATGCAGAAGTGTAATGATCGTGCT GTGTGTAACAACAACGGGAATTGTCACTGCAATCCTGGATGGGCTCCTCCTTTTTGTGATAAATCAGGTTATGGTGGCAGTATTGACAGTGGTCCAACTCATATAG ATACATCACTTAGAGATGGCTTGCTTGTGTTTTTCCTGCTTGTGCTTCCAGTGTTGATTGCAATCGTGATAGCAGTTATCAAGAGAGATGCAATAAAGAGAAGGTTTTGCCGGAAAAGTAGAAGACGATACAG GGACAACAATACACAGCAACCAAAGCAAAATAACGGACCAAACCAGAATAACGCTATAAATAATCAG cctgcAGCAACAAATTCTGGAATTTTTACAATATCGCATTTTCCTGCTCCAAg GCAGCCAGTACAAAGTCACTTTCCTGCAGCTCCTTCAAGATCTCGTCAACGACCACCTGTCCCACCTAGACCTGTTGTCTGA